The Benincasa hispida cultivar B227 chromosome 11, ASM972705v1, whole genome shotgun sequence genome has a segment encoding these proteins:
- the LOC120090796 gene encoding uncharacterized protein LOC120090796 yields the protein MSPFEPLYGRGCQSSVCWGEVGERKLIRTELVQMTNEIRQKIRTRMLTLQSRQNSYVDVWRSDLKFEAGDKVFLKVAPTKGVLRFGRNGKLNPHFVRPFKLNENLSYEEKPVQIIAMEVKVLHNREVALVKILWQNHQFEEAT from the exons ATGTCGCCATTTGAGCCCCTGTATGGTAGGGGTTGTCAGTCTTCTGTTTGTTGGGGTGAGGTTGGTGAGCGAAAGTTGATAAGAACTGAGCTGGTGCAGATGACAAATGAAATCAGGCAGAAGATTAGAACTCGAATGCTAACACTGCAAAGTAGACAGAATAGTTACGTTGATGTTTGGCGTAGTGATCTTAAGTTCGAGGCAGGggataaagtatttctgaagGTAGCACCTACAAAAGGTGTTCTGAGATTTGGAAGGAATGGGAAGCTCAATCCGCATTTTGTGAGGCCATTCAAG TTGAACGAGAACCTGAGTTATGAAGAGAAGCCTGTACAGATTATTGCAATGGAAGTGAAGGTTTTGCACAACAGGGAGGTGGCACTGGTGAAGATTCTATGGCAAAACCATCAGTTCGAGGAAGCAACATAA
- the LOC120089813 gene encoding thaumatin-like protein, with protein MHSCLFLILCLAISISLTSGEQLILVNNCNESVWPGILGNSDHQTPMDGGFHLGRGKHAVVEVPKKWSGRIWGRQGCSFSHEGKGSCDTGDCSGRLHCRGTAGVPPATIVEVTLGSSISPLHYYDVSVVDGFNLPLSMKPIGGGTGCGIASCDIDVNIFCPSKLEVKKNGKVVGCKSACLAMQSAKYCCTGKYANPKTCRPTLFAHLFKAMCPKAYTYAFDDPSSLRKCKVSRYVITFCPAM; from the exons ATGCATTCCTGTCTGTTTCTTATCCTCTGTTTGGCAATCTCCATCTCACTTACAA GTGGAGAACAGCTAATTTTAGTTAACAACTGCAATGAAAGTGTCTGGCCTGGAATACTCGGCAATTCAGACCACCAAACACCGATGGATGGTGGTTTTCATCTCGGCAGAGGCAAGCATGCAGTGGTAGAAGTGCCAAAAAAGTGGTCAGGCAGGATTTGGGGAAGGCAAGGCTGTTCTTTTAGCCATGAAGGCAAAGGCTCATGCGACACTGGAGATTGTTCAGGCAGATTACATTGCAGAGGCACTGCTGGTGTTCCTCCAGCAACTATTGTTGAAGTAACTCTGGGATCATCTATTTCACCCTTGCATTATTATGATGTTAGCGTGGTAGATGGCTTCAACTTGCCTCTTTCAATGAAGCCAATTGGGGGAGGAACTGGCTGTGGCATTGCGTCTTGTGATATTGATGTGAACATTTTCTGTCCATCAAAATTGGAggtgaagaaaaatggaaaagtaGTGGGGTGCAAGAGTGCCTGTTTAGCCATGCAATCAGCCAAGTACTGCTGCACAGGGAAGTATGCAAACCCCAAAACCTGCAGGCCGACGCTATTTGCTCATTTATTCAAAGCTATGTGCCCCAAGGCTTACACCTATGCTTTTGACGACCCTTCCAGCCTTCGTAAATGTAAGGTTTCACGTTACGTGATCACTTTCTGCCCTGCCATGTGA